The DNA region GAGGAGTTCGGCCGTTGCGTCGGCCATCAGTTCTCCTGGACACCGCCACCAGGGGGATGCCGGGGACGCCGGACAGCCCTCCGGCTACCAGCGGAAGGTGCGCATGCGCATGGCCTGGCGCATCCGGGCCGCCCTCGCACGGCGGGGCTGTACCCGGTCGCGGAGCGCCTTCGCCTCGTGGAGCTCGCGCAGGAACTGGGCGCGCCGCCTACGGCGCGCCGCGTCGGTCTCCTCCGGGTCCTGCTGGACCTCCGCGTCCCGCGGGGCCGGCGCGTCCGGCTGGTCCCGCTTCCGCTTTTCCCCGTCCGGCATCGGCTCATCACCCCAAGGCTGGGTCCGTATGCCCCCACCTTCCCCCCGAACATGCGGTTGATGCCAGCGCACGGGTGCGGGAGGCACGGTTACTGTTGAGCCCATGCGGATCCACGTCGTCGACCACCCACTGGTCGCGCACAAACTCACCACCCTGCGCGACAAGCGCACCGACTCCCCGACCTTCCGGCGGCTCGCCGACGAGCTGGTCACCCTGCTCGCCTACGAGGCCACCCGGGATGTGCGCACCGAACAGGTCGACATCGAGACCCCGGTCACGCCGACGACCGGCGTGAAGCTGTCGCACCCGCGGCCGCTGGTCGTGCCGATCCTGCGGGCCGGCCTCGGCATGCTCGACGGCATGGTGCGGCTGCTGCCGACCGCCGAGGTGGGCTTCCTGGGCATGATCCGCAATGAGGAGACGCTCAAGGCGGAGACGTACGCCACCCGGATGCCGGAGGACCTCTCGGGCCGCCAGGTGTACGTCCTGGACCCGATGCTGGCCACCGGCGGCACGCTGGTCGCGGCCATCCAGGAGCTGATCAAGCGCGGTGCGGACGATGTCACCGCGGTCGTGCTGCTCGCGGCGCCCGAGGGCGTCGAGGTGATGGAGCGCGAGCTGGCCGGTACGCCGGTGACCGTGGTCACCGCCTCGGTCGACGAGCGGCTCAACGAGAATGGCTACATCGTCCCGGGTCTCGGTGACGCGGGCGACCGGATGTACGGCACGGTCGACTAGCAGGACTGTCCGGCCGGTCGAGGCCGGGCAGGTATCAGT from Streptomyces sp. NBC_01591 includes:
- the upp gene encoding uracil phosphoribosyltransferase, with product MRIHVVDHPLVAHKLTTLRDKRTDSPTFRRLADELVTLLAYEATRDVRTEQVDIETPVTPTTGVKLSHPRPLVVPILRAGLGMLDGMVRLLPTAEVGFLGMIRNEETLKAETYATRMPEDLSGRQVYVLDPMLATGGTLVAAIQELIKRGADDVTAVVLLAAPEGVEVMERELAGTPVTVVTASVDERLNENGYIVPGLGDAGDRMYGTVD